Proteins encoded in a region of the Pirellulaceae bacterium genome:
- a CDS encoding PP2C family protein-serine/threonine phosphatase, giving the protein MSDQLPHTPSSTDRMQCMEIWGGNAPVDRSFTVPGLEVWVYSQPYKQDARGGDVYYVSSCLSGRITRLLVADVSGHGQAVAGVATGLRDLMRRNVNLINQSRFVREMNQQFPVGPDFEIFATALVCTFFAPTQFLQFCNAGNPVPYLFREQAGSWSSAEELAQVVKGQGRMADTPLGIFQDADYSQFETKLFPEDMVLCASDALTESLDKSGNLLGADGLLKIVNQLDPTQPSQLIPQILRQVAAQHPGNLSQDDTTLLLFRANGTKSPRKNDWLAFFRWLRGVRDRTQLTETP; this is encoded by the coding sequence GTGTCAGATCAACTTCCTCATACCCCAAGCTCAACGGATCGCATGCAATGCATGGAAATCTGGGGAGGCAACGCTCCAGTAGATCGGAGCTTCACAGTTCCAGGACTCGAAGTTTGGGTTTACAGTCAACCCTATAAGCAAGACGCCCGCGGAGGCGACGTTTATTATGTATCCTCTTGCCTTTCAGGTCGCATCACCCGTCTCCTGGTAGCCGATGTCAGCGGGCACGGCCAGGCCGTCGCGGGCGTGGCGACTGGACTCCGTGATCTGATGCGGCGAAACGTCAATTTGATTAATCAAAGTCGTTTCGTTCGTGAAATGAATCAGCAATTCCCAGTGGGACCTGACTTCGAAATCTTCGCAACAGCACTCGTTTGCACATTTTTTGCACCGACACAATTCTTACAGTTTTGCAATGCGGGAAATCCGGTCCCCTATCTTTTTCGTGAACAGGCAGGAAGCTGGTCTTCGGCTGAAGAGTTGGCCCAGGTGGTCAAAGGCCAAGGTCGCATGGCAGACACCCCTCTCGGTATCTTTCAGGATGCAGATTATTCGCAATTCGAAACCAAGCTTTTCCCAGAGGACATGGTACTTTGTGCCAGCGATGCGCTGACAGAATCGCTCGACAAATCCGGTAATTTGTTGGGAGCTGACGGACTACTGAAAATTGTGAATCAGCTGGATCCAACGCAACCCTCCCAACTGATTCCCCAAATCTTGCGGCAGGTGGCTGCCCAACACCCAGGAAATTTGAGCCAGGACGATACAACCCTATTGCTATTTCGCGCCAACGGCACCAAGTCGCCTCGTAAAAACGATTGGCTCGCTTTTTTCCGTTGGTTGCGTGGCGTTCGTGATCGAACTCAACTCACCGAAACTCCTTAG
- a CDS encoding tryptophan 7-halogenase produces MNEHSNSSPAPIDRILIIGGGTAGWMSATYLRRLTNCQVALIESPNVPTVGVGEATIPAIVDFLKVLDLNEDEFMRRCQATYKLGIEFIDWLHEDHRYWHPFGLCGGQLDNLDLFHFWLKRKRETQNQEEYAAYSLQALLAEAGKVHRTIGGNPIVQNYAFHLDAAAFANYLQSIATKHGVRHVSADVQQVETNDNGWIKGVELTDGRMVQADLYLDCTGSRGLLIEQGLQDPYVDWSETLLCDRAAVVSLPVDPQMPPYTQATAASAGWIWRIPLQNRVGCGYVYSNAHLSETAATHELLEFTGLPDRAESSVRHLPMRVGRRKTFWKSNCVSIGLSSGFIEPLESTGIFLVQRALEVLLDCFPDQNCHETLRQLFNDRLEEAYEETRDFVLLHYLLSRRNDSPFWSAARDVPIPTSLADRLQRYDETAMILESAHPVFREMNFYYIYAGNQRLPKRHHARANFSNFESVCQLLDRIKTNNHKLVKQMPGHAEFLDDLLSK; encoded by the coding sequence TTGAACGAACACTCTAATTCCTCGCCTGCCCCAATCGATCGAATCCTGATCATCGGTGGTGGAACGGCTGGCTGGATGAGCGCTACCTACTTGCGGCGTCTGACCAACTGCCAAGTCGCATTGATCGAGTCACCGAATGTGCCGACTGTCGGTGTAGGTGAAGCCACCATTCCTGCAATTGTCGACTTCCTGAAAGTCCTTGATCTCAATGAAGATGAATTCATGCGACGGTGCCAAGCAACTTATAAGCTTGGTATTGAGTTCATCGATTGGTTACACGAGGATCACCGCTATTGGCATCCTTTTGGCCTCTGCGGCGGTCAGTTGGACAACCTTGATCTATTTCATTTCTGGCTGAAACGTAAACGCGAAACTCAAAATCAAGAGGAGTATGCTGCTTATTCCCTGCAGGCTTTGCTGGCGGAAGCAGGGAAAGTACATCGAACAATCGGCGGCAATCCCATTGTTCAAAACTATGCTTTTCATCTCGACGCCGCTGCCTTTGCAAACTACCTGCAATCGATTGCAACAAAGCACGGCGTTCGGCATGTTTCGGCAGACGTGCAGCAAGTCGAGACAAATGACAATGGCTGGATCAAGGGCGTTGAACTAACAGATGGTCGAATGGTTCAAGCTGACCTCTACCTGGATTGCACCGGAAGCAGAGGGCTACTGATCGAGCAAGGCCTGCAAGACCCTTACGTCGACTGGTCGGAAACGCTGCTTTGTGATCGAGCTGCCGTGGTCTCTCTTCCCGTCGACCCGCAGATGCCTCCCTATACTCAGGCAACCGCAGCGTCCGCGGGTTGGATCTGGCGAATTCCACTGCAGAATCGAGTAGGTTGCGGATATGTTTACTCCAATGCTCACCTCTCAGAAACTGCCGCGACGCATGAATTACTTGAATTCACCGGATTGCCGGATCGTGCCGAGTCCTCCGTTCGGCACCTACCCATGCGAGTCGGTCGCCGTAAAACCTTTTGGAAGTCGAACTGTGTTTCCATCGGCCTATCCTCTGGATTTATTGAACCTCTCGAATCGACAGGAATATTTTTGGTTCAGCGAGCGCTGGAGGTACTGCTTGACTGCTTTCCAGATCAAAACTGTCATGAAACATTGCGACAGCTCTTTAACGATCGGCTTGAGGAAGCCTACGAGGAAACTCGAGACTTTGTGTTGTTACACTACCTCCTTTCACGGCGCAACGATTCACCGTTTTGGTCAGCTGCCCGCGACGTGCCCATCCCGACTTCGCTGGCCGATCGACTTCAACGATATGATGAAACCGCTATGATTCTTGAATCCGCGCATCCTGTGTTTCGAGAAATGAATTTTTATTACATTTATGCCGGAAATCAGCGACTGCCAAAACGTCACCACGCACGAGCCAACTTCTCAAATTTCGAATCTGTTTGCCAGCTGCTCGATCGCATCAAGACGAACAATCACAAACTGGTTAAGCAGATGCCTGGGCATGCCGAATTCCTCGACGATCTATTGAGTAAATAG
- a CDS encoding CIA30 family protein, with the protein MKSALLILSTVLCLPTVVFAGDRMLFTFDRPDSASRWRAVNDTVMGGRSDGRFKINDQQQFEFYGNLSLENNGGFASVRSRGGRLGLVTGDTIVAKVRGDGRKYSMSLYTPQRRMAFSYRASFQTKPDEWMIVRLPLDKFVATSFGRVLPGRQLDPRTVVGIGLFLGDKKPGPFELEVDWIKATQTDLRPVSSGK; encoded by the coding sequence ATGAAATCTGCATTGCTCATCCTCAGCACCGTTCTCTGTCTCCCAACCGTCGTCTTTGCAGGCGATCGCATGCTGTTCACTTTTGATCGCCCTGATTCGGCATCCAGGTGGCGAGCAGTAAACGATACCGTCATGGGAGGACGCTCGGACGGTCGCTTCAAAATCAACGATCAACAACAGTTTGAGTTTTACGGTAACCTGTCACTCGAAAACAACGGCGGATTCGCTTCCGTCCGAAGCCGGGGAGGACGTTTGGGTTTGGTGACAGGCGATACAATCGTCGCAAAGGTTCGTGGAGACGGTCGCAAATACAGTATGAGTCTCTACACGCCCCAACGAAGAATGGCTTTTTCTTATCGCGCGAGCTTCCAGACGAAGCCGGACGAGTGGATGATCGTAAGGCTTCCCCTCGACAAGTTCGTGGCCACTTCATTCGGTAGAGTCTTACCGGGCCGGCAACTCGATCCCCGCACGGTAGTCGGTATTGGTCTCTTCCTCGGTGACAAGAAGCCCGGTCCGTTCGAACTAGAAGTCGATTGGATCAAGGCAACACAAACCGATCTCCGACCGGTTAGTTCTGGAAAGTAA